The Dermacentor albipictus isolate Rhodes 1998 colony chromosome 2, USDA_Dalb.pri_finalv2, whole genome shotgun sequence genome has a segment encoding these proteins:
- the LOC139046639 gene encoding uncharacterized protein, protein MAHQQLPDFDDERDNWKAYVIKAEAYFEATGVKESAKKRALLVAALSTRTVQILAGRVAPKKPNSLEYEDVVKVLDEFFDPKRHEITESFRFFHRCQLDGESVQEFITEIRRIADNYNFGTMLDRMLRDRIVCGIRSNALQKQLLTKKDLSVEEAETMALSAEAADKDANKMAADTSAVLKIKAQSASTKEVLAECGRCGSIKHNSNACRWSNARCYHCGRRGHLAVKCGHEESARSRTREGARGFRGRVLVVKEGEADEDIEDSMHIWTLKSTQEVNVKPPMRCTFTWGGVDVSMIVDTGSPVCVVSRQLFEQHKNTWPSLRPSRTKLSCYLGKLPVFGELVLPVSYDSTTVECTLVLLDCPGPCLCGRDLISLLSDAGSPVLSLSAKPLTTQPSTTTQVTADVFAEFPDVFSSELGLIKGPAAHLQLKEGATPKFCREFILVTDHQPLLGLLRPDRPTPPLAAARIQRWALYLGGFRYKLQYSPGKQLLNLDALSRLPQETLEPTTEGEPPDHVLALACVQEGPVSVEELQALTAGDAVLSKVVQYTRDGWPPSSKALERSLLPFYDRKQELSLAHRLLYWGHRVVIPVNAQHSMLHMLHETHQGSSAMKSIARSAFWWPGMDHDIEQLSAGCTSCIQNRPMPASAPPVNWPTCQENWSRVHLDFAGPLKGNMTLVLVDAHSKWIEAVPMKQATTSSTITCLRSLFSRFGIPRTIVSDKGTQFTSQEFADFAKNNNITHLRTAAFHPQSNGLAERAVRTFKDGLKKMNQGRLEDCLCRLLFNYRRTPLASGKSPSELLLGYQIRSRLDTCLPPLVAERSGTSDDWTLAPDTNVYVRNFGKGDTWKTGTVKSADGARMVTVETPEGLVRRHIDQVHTRKDPTATKGHKESESSSISRTPEETLGAKPKATADTRETSPPQRQSSPLPLGPQETNGEPTVATELRRSTRERRPVQRLQYY, encoded by the exons ATGGCACACCAGCAACTGCCCGACTTCGACGACGAAAGAGACAACTGGAAGGCCTATGTTATCAAGGCAGAGGCATACTTTGAGGCAACGGGCGTGAAGGAGTCGGCAAAGAAACGAGCGCTTTTGGTGGCAGCTTTAAGCACGCGCACCGTTCAAATATTAGCAGGACGAGTAGCGCCGAAGAAGCCGAATTCTTTGGAGTACGAAGACGTCGTGAAAGTCTTGGACGAGTTTTTTGATCCCAAGCGGCATGAGATTACCGAAAGCTTCCGCTTCTTCCACCGCTGCCAGCTTGACGGTGAGTCTGTTCAAGAATTCATTACGGAAATTCGTCGAATTGCGGACAACTACAATTTCGGTACCATGCTTGACCGAATGCTACGGGATAGAATTGTGTGCGGCATAAGATCGAATGCACTGCAGAAACAACTCCTGACAAAGAAAGATCTGTCCGTAGAGGAAGCTGAAACAATGGCACTGTCGGCTGAAGCTGCAGATAaggacgccaataaaatggccgcAGACACGTCGGCGGTGCTTAAAATTAAGGCGCAGTCAGCCTCAACGAAAGAGGTACTGGCCGAATGTGGGCGTTGTGGCAGCATAAAGCACAACAGTAATGCCTGCCGTTGGAGTAATGCTCGTTGTTATCACTGCGGTCGACGTGGTCACCTAGCAGTAAAATGCGGGCACGAAGAAAGCGCAAGATCTCGAACTAGAGAAGGAGCCCGGGGATTCCGTGGCAGGGTACTGGTTGTTAAGGAAGGGGAGGCAGATGAAGACATAGAGGATAGCATGCACATCTGGACGCTTAAATCGACGCAGGAGGTAAATGTGAAACCCCCAATGCGATGTACCTTCACATGGGGAGGTGTGGACGTATCAATGATTGTCGATACGGGTTCCCCGGTCTGCGTCGTGTCCCGACAGCTTTTTGAGCAGCACAAAAACACTTGGCCTTCGCTACGGCCTTCACGTACTAAGTTATCATGCTACCTCGGAAAATTGCCAGTTTTTGGAGAGCTCGTCTTGCCGGTGTCGTACGACAGTACAACTGTGGAATGCACATTGGTGTTGCTAGATTGCCCCGGTCCATGTTTATGTGGTCGAGACCTAATTTCCCTTCTGAGCGACGCAGGCTCCCCTGTCCTCAGCCTCTCAGCCAAGCCGCTGACCACACAGCCATCTACCACCACGCAGGTCACTGCTGACGTGTTTGCCGAGTTTCCAGATGTTTTCAGCTCGGAGCTGGGCCTCATCAAAGGACCCGCGGCACACCTACAGCTGAAGGAGGGAGCCACGCCCAAGTTCT GCCGAGAATTCATCCTGGTCACAGATCATCAGCCGCTCCTGGGCCTGCTGAGACCGGATCGGCCCACTCCACCTCTGGCTGCTGCTCGCATACAGCGCTGGGCGCTGTATTTGGGAGGATTTCGCTACAAGTTACAGTATTCGCCAGGCAAGCAGCTCCTGAACTTGGACGCACTTAGTAGGTTGCCACAAGAAACATTGGAGCCAACCACGGAAGGGGAGCCACCTGACCACGTTCTGGCACTCGCATGTGTCCAGGAGGGACCGGTCTCGGTAGAAGAACTGCAGGCGCTGACAGCAGGTGACGCAGTACTTTCAAAGGTCGTGCAGTACACAAGAGACGGGTGGCCTCCAAGCTCTAAAGCATTAGAACGAAGCTTACTCCCCTTTTACGACCGCAAACAGGAACTGTCATTGGCCCACCGCTTGCTGTATTGGGGCCATAGAGTTGTCATTCCCGTTAACGCGCAACATAGCATGTTGCACATGTTGCACGAGACACATCAAGGATCATCGGCGATGAAATCAATCGCTCGGTCAGCTTTTTGGTGGCCAGGAATGGACCACGACATAGAACAACTGTCAGCGGGGTGCACAAGCTGCATCCAAAATCGACCAATGCCGGCATCTGCTCCGCCAGTTAACTGGCCGACCTGCCAGGAGAACTGGTCAAGAGTGCATCTAGATTTCGCGGGGCCACTCAAAGGAAACATGACCCTTGTTCTCGTAGATGCTCACAGTAAATGGATTGAGGCCGTACCAATGAAACAGGCGACCACTTCTTCGACTATTACTTGCCTGCGCAGCCTCTTTAGCAGGTTCGGCATCCCTCGCACCATTGTTTCAGATAAGGGGACGCAGTTCACTAGCCAAGAATTTGCTGATTTCGCGAAAAACAATAACATAACCCACCTGCGCACGGCTGCGTTTCATCCACAGTCGAATGGCCTAGCAGAGAGAGCCGTCCGAACTTTTAAAGATGGGCTGAAGAAGATGAACCAGGGCAGATTAGAAGATTGCCTTTGCAGACTACTTTTCAACTACCGGAGAACACCCCTTGCATCGGGCaaatctccttcggaacttcttcTTGGCTACCAAATCCGGTCCCGCCTCGACACATGTCTTCCTCCTTTGGTTGCAGAAAGATCGGGAACATCGGATGACTGGACTCTTGCACCAGACACAAATGTTTACGTCCGTAACTTTGGTAAAGGTGATACGTGGAAAACGGGCACGGTAAAGTCAGCAGACGGAGCTAGGATGGTGACAGTGGAAACGCCTGAGGGCCTCGTTCGGCGACACATTGATCAAGTTCACACAAGGAAAGACCCAACAGCTACCAAAGGCCACAAGGAGAGTGAAAGCTCGTCCATCTCGAGAACCCCGGAAGAAACTTTGGGAGCAAAGCCAAAGGCAACAGCCGACACTCGTGAAACGTCACCACCACAGCGTCAGTCATCACCCCTACCCCTGGGCCCACAAGAGACAAACGGTGAACCTACAGTGGCCACGGAACTCCGGCGCTCAACACGAGAGCGCAGACCTGTGCAGCGTCTTCAGTATTATTGA